In Salinirussus salinus, the following proteins share a genomic window:
- a CDS encoding DUF7846 domain-containing protein → MFPTRLAVDGGRLRTILRENRYRLLAGAVALAAGLAVFTLGNELLPYHSSNHDEGVYLQQAAMLLDGKLFLTPGSEPLREAFHPWFFVESERGLYPKYSPVPAAVFALGKLAGGYRLALGAVAAANVGLCYAVVTEAFDRPTGVLAAATIAATPLFLLTSAAFLPYAPTTALNLLFALAYVRSVRRADVRYAVLAGAAIGLAFFARPYTAVLFAAPFVAHALWHLWRAVPADRGAAGRQLTVAGVGLAFVGVALAYNAATTGSPLLFPFEAFAPLDGPGFGHRQILGHEIQYTPELALRANATVLLTLATDWVAAGPLGTAAALAGVGALAVGIRHEGLDPEAPLGDRRLRLVLLAVVPAVAVGNVYFWGNFNILGAIEDPTDGIISLFGPIYHFDLLLPVSAFAAYGVVSVARWLRGLARERVSSRTLMAGAVLCLAVTLPVVGAAQAAALGPPAEKHAAYTEKFEDAYAPVEEADFENALVFLPPEYGEWRNHPFQYLRNDPDFGGPAVYALARNPADDFAVLDAYPDRNYYRYRYQGEWTPVPEIHVVPVLERVRLHEGPTLTGRTRVTIPDRITSVSVAVTDGDTVRRYRYEGDPPRELTIDWTLAPENVTVDGRNLSVATGAGEAVPVGHPKVVALTVTLTEPSGGTLTYREEVLVRPTADGVEAVWPPESSVCTLVTECGLEGTYIPDRPDTRPSGIGTNTTLRDGNA, encoded by the coding sequence GTGTTCCCGACCAGGCTGGCCGTCGACGGAGGCCGTCTCCGCACCATCCTTCGGGAGAACCGCTACCGGCTCCTGGCGGGCGCAGTCGCACTCGCCGCGGGCCTGGCGGTGTTCACTCTCGGCAACGAGCTGCTCCCCTACCACTCCTCGAACCACGACGAGGGGGTCTACCTCCAGCAGGCCGCCATGCTGCTGGACGGAAAGCTCTTCCTGACGCCCGGGTCCGAACCCCTCCGGGAGGCGTTTCATCCGTGGTTTTTCGTCGAGAGTGAGCGCGGACTGTACCCGAAGTACTCACCCGTACCGGCGGCGGTCTTCGCGCTCGGGAAGCTCGCGGGGGGGTATCGCCTGGCGCTCGGAGCGGTCGCGGCCGCGAACGTCGGGCTCTGTTATGCCGTCGTCACCGAGGCGTTCGACCGCCCCACGGGTGTTCTCGCTGCGGCGACGATAGCCGCCACGCCGCTTTTTTTGTTGACCTCGGCGGCCTTCCTGCCGTACGCTCCCACGACGGCACTCAACCTACTGTTCGCGCTCGCGTACGTGCGGTCGGTCCGGCGAGCCGACGTCCGCTACGCCGTCCTGGCGGGCGCGGCCATCGGGCTGGCGTTTTTCGCGCGCCCGTACACGGCGGTCCTCTTCGCTGCGCCCTTCGTAGCACACGCCCTCTGGCACCTCTGGCGGGCAGTGCCGGCGGACCGCGGTGCCGCGGGCCGGCAACTGACCGTGGCGGGCGTCGGCCTGGCGTTCGTCGGCGTGGCCCTCGCGTACAACGCCGCGACGACGGGGTCGCCGCTGCTCTTTCCGTTCGAGGCGTTCGCTCCACTCGACGGACCGGGGTTCGGCCACCGCCAGATCCTCGGCCATGAGATCCAGTACACCCCGGAACTGGCGCTCCGGGCCAACGCCACCGTCCTCCTGACACTGGCGACGGACTGGGTAGCCGCCGGCCCGCTCGGCACCGCGGCGGCCCTCGCGGGCGTCGGCGCCCTCGCTGTCGGCATTCGCCACGAGGGGCTCGACCCGGAGGCCCCGCTGGGCGACCGCCGTCTCCGGCTGGTGTTGCTCGCGGTCGTCCCCGCGGTGGCCGTCGGCAACGTCTACTTCTGGGGGAACTTCAACATCCTCGGGGCCATCGAGGACCCAACCGACGGCATCATCTCGCTGTTCGGGCCGATCTACCACTTCGACCTGTTGCTCCCGGTGTCAGCCTTTGCAGCCTACGGCGTCGTGTCGGTCGCAAGGTGGCTCCGGGGGTTGGCGCGGGAGCGCGTCTCCTCCCGGACGCTGATGGCCGGCGCGGTGCTGTGCCTGGCAGTCACCCTGCCGGTCGTGGGCGCGGCCCAGGCCGCCGCCCTCGGCCCGCCGGCGGAGAAACACGCAGCCTACACGGAGAAGTTCGAGGACGCATACGCACCAGTCGAGGAGGCCGACTTCGAGAACGCGCTGGTCTTTCTCCCGCCGGAGTACGGCGAGTGGCGCAACCATCCCTTCCAGTACCTCCGCAACGACCCGGACTTCGGGGGGCCGGCCGTCTACGCGCTGGCGCGCAACCCTGCCGACGACTTCGCCGTCCTCGACGCGTACCCCGACAGGAACTACTACCGCTACCGTTACCAGGGCGAGTGGACGCCGGTACCCGAGATCCACGTCGTTCCGGTCCTCGAACGGGTGCGCCTCCACGAGGGGCCGACCCTGACGGGACGGACGAGGGTGACGATTCCCGACCGGATTACGAGTGTCTCCGTCGCGGTCACGGACGGCGACACCGTCAGACGCTACCGCTACGAGGGCGACCCGCCCCGGGAACTGACCATCGACTGGACGCTCGCCCCCGAGAACGTCACCGTGGACGGACGAAACCTCTCGGTCGCTACCGGGGCCGGCGAGGCGGTCCCGGTCGGGCACCCGAAAGTGGTGGCGCTGACGGTCACGCTCACCGAACCGAGCGGCGGGACGCTCACGTACCGCGAGGAGGTCCTCGTCCGCCCGACCGCGGACGGCGTCGAGGCGGTGTGGCCGCCCGAATCGTCGGTCTGTACGCTCGTCACCGAGTGTGGCCTCGAGGGGACCTACATCCCCGACAGACCCGATACGCGGCCCTCGGGGATCGGGACGAACACCACACTCCGCGATGGAAACGCATAA
- a CDS encoding gluconate 2-dehydrogenase subunit 3 family protein: MELTRRDALAVLAAGGAAVSVATLGNGGGGMDPPTAEDTPADDGEGATPDRRPELGDHERETLLGVARVVYPSAVSGIDEFVTTYLDGRASRSGYAAGATEAIERLDRMGEAWHGARFVDLDGERREQLLRETGADTAEPDPDGSPAERIRYYLLNELLYALYASPTGGELVGIENPQGYPGGTDSYQRGPPT; this comes from the coding sequence ATGGAGCTCACCCGTCGGGATGCGCTGGCGGTGCTCGCGGCCGGGGGAGCAGCTGTCAGCGTGGCGACGCTGGGGAACGGAGGTGGCGGGATGGACCCGCCGACGGCGGAGGACACGCCGGCCGACGACGGCGAGGGGGCCACACCCGACAGGAGACCGGAGCTCGGAGATCACGAACGTGAGACACTACTCGGGGTCGCCCGCGTCGTCTACCCGTCGGCAGTGAGCGGTATCGACGAGTTCGTGACCACGTACCTCGACGGCCGGGCGTCCCGTTCCGGGTACGCGGCGGGTGCGACGGAGGCCATCGAACGCCTCGACCGAATGGGCGAGGCGTGGCACGGCGCACGGTTCGTCGACCTCGACGGCGAGAGGCGAGAGCAGTTGCTGCGCGAGACCGGGGCAGATACCGCCGAGCCGGACCCGGACGGATCGCCGGCCGAGCGGATCCGGTACTACCTTCTGAACGAACTCCTCTACGCGCTGTACGCGTCCCCGACGGGCGGAGAGCTGGTCGGTATCGAGAATCCGCAGGGATACCCGGGCGGGACCGACAGCTACCAGCGAGGGCCACCGACATGA
- a CDS encoding ABC transporter ATP-binding protein: MSNEQIARRSKADRGGQTTRETPTGQPILELDGVTKEFGTETAVADLSLSVYEGELLTLLGPSGCGKTTTLRILAGLETPTSGTVTLTGERVAGPGTFVDPEQRDVGLVFQDYALFPHLTAAENVAFGLTDEDESERETRVAELLDLVGLDQYRDHRPGQLSGGQQQRIALARSLAPEPAVLLLDEPFSNLDISLREEMRQEVRRILKEAGVTAVSVTHDQEEALSISDRVAVMTDGQVEQVGEPRSVFEDPRSRFVANFLGRASFLPGRVEDDAVETPLGSVGTDRLNGPADAYDGASIEVLVRPDDLRAVPANESTADGRIVGRQYLGPNFIYAVEIDDGATLRCLHNHVESLEDGLPVSVDIVADHSLAWYPME; encoded by the coding sequence ATGAGCAACGAGCAGATCGCACGACGGTCAAAAGCTGACCGCGGAGGCCAGACGACGCGGGAGACGCCGACGGGCCAACCGATCCTCGAACTCGACGGAGTCACCAAGGAGTTCGGCACCGAGACGGCCGTTGCGGACCTCTCACTGTCGGTCTACGAGGGTGAACTCCTGACTCTGCTCGGCCCGTCGGGATGCGGGAAGACGACGACACTGCGCATCCTGGCGGGCCTCGAGACGCCTACGTCGGGAACGGTCACGCTGACCGGCGAGCGCGTCGCCGGCCCGGGGACCTTCGTCGACCCGGAACAGCGCGACGTCGGACTCGTCTTTCAGGACTACGCGCTCTTTCCCCACCTGACCGCGGCCGAGAACGTCGCGTTCGGGCTCACAGACGAAGACGAGAGCGAGCGCGAGACCCGCGTCGCGGAGCTACTCGACCTCGTGGGGCTCGACCAGTACCGCGACCACCGGCCGGGCCAGCTCTCGGGCGGGCAACAGCAGCGGATCGCCCTCGCGCGCTCGCTCGCCCCCGAGCCCGCCGTCCTCCTGCTGGACGAACCGTTCTCGAACCTCGACATCAGCCTGCGCGAGGAGATGCGCCAGGAGGTCCGGCGGATTCTCAAGGAGGCGGGCGTCACCGCCGTGTCGGTCACGCACGACCAGGAGGAAGCGCTGTCGATCTCGGACCGGGTGGCGGTGATGACCGACGGCCAGGTCGAACAGGTGGGCGAGCCCAGGTCCGTCTTCGAGGACCCCCGGTCGCGGTTCGTGGCGAACTTCCTGGGCCGGGCCTCCTTCCTCCCCGGCCGGGTCGAGGACGACGCCGTCGAGACCCCGCTGGGCTCGGTCGGGACCGACCGTCTGAACGGCCCCGCCGACGCCTACGACGGTGCGTCCATCGAGGTGCTCGTTCGGCCCGACGACCTCCGGGCCGTCCCCGCCAACGAGTCGACCGCCGACGGCCGGATCGTCGGGCGCCAGTACCTCGGTCCGAACTTCATCTACGCAGTCGAGATCGACGACGGCGCGACCCTCCGGTGTCTCCACAACCACGTCGAATCCCTCGAGGACGGCCTCCCCGTCTCGGTCGATATCGTCGCCGACCACTCCCTCGCCTGGTACCCCATGGAGTGA